One genomic region from Paracoccus pantotrophus encodes:
- a CDS encoding DMT family transporter encodes MTAGNIKGALLALLSMGLYSTHDVIIKLLGATYPALQILFFSALLSFPPLAVLLLRDPTHGTLRPRNPFWVGLRSLCIVASGVGGFYAFSVLPLAQVYSILFAAPLIVTVLSVPLLGERVGLHRWLAVCAGLCGVLIVLRPGVTPLGLGHLAALMGATATALSAIAVRRLGRSERTVILLLWPMIGNFLLTGASLGFAYRPMELGDLALTGVIAALGLAAGFLLILAYQAGEAANVAPMQYSQMLWAVAYGWFLFGERPDGPTVLGAGLIMGSGLYILLRERLGASRLRPATRARFGSDAVTAPRWSLLQRLLRPRG; translated from the coding sequence ATGACGGCGGGCAATATCAAGGGCGCGCTGCTCGCGCTTCTGTCCATGGGGCTCTATTCGACCCATGACGTGATCATCAAGCTGCTGGGGGCTACCTATCCAGCCTTGCAGATCCTGTTCTTCTCGGCGCTGCTGTCTTTTCCGCCGCTGGCGGTGCTGCTGCTGCGCGACCCGACGCATGGCACATTGCGGCCGCGCAACCCGTTCTGGGTCGGGCTGCGTTCGCTTTGCATCGTCGCCTCGGGGGTCGGCGGTTTCTATGCCTTTTCGGTGCTGCCCTTGGCGCAGGTCTATTCCATCCTGTTTGCCGCGCCGCTGATCGTCACCGTGCTGTCGGTGCCGCTGCTGGGCGAAAGGGTCGGGCTGCACCGCTGGCTGGCGGTCTGCGCCGGGCTTTGCGGGGTGCTGATCGTGCTGCGCCCCGGCGTGACGCCGCTGGGTCTGGGGCATCTGGCGGCGCTGATGGGGGCGACGGCCACGGCGCTGTCGGCCATCGCGGTGAGGCGCCTGGGCCGGTCCGAGCGCACGGTGATCCTGCTGCTTTGGCCGATGATCGGGAATTTCCTGCTGACCGGCGCCTCGCTGGGCTTCGCCTATCGCCCGATGGAGCTGGGCGACCTGGCGCTGACCGGGGTGATCGCGGCCCTGGGCCTTGCGGCGGGCTTTCTGCTGATCCTGGCCTATCAGGCCGGCGAGGCGGCCAATGTCGCGCCGATGCAATATTCGCAGATGCTCTGGGCGGTGGCCTATGGCTGGTTCCTGTTCGGAGAGCGCCCGGACGGGCCGACGGTGCTGGGGGCGGGGCTGATCATGGGTTCGGGGCTTTACATCCTGCTGCGCGAGCGGCTGGGTGCCTCGCGCCTGCGTCCGGCGACGCGGGCGCGCTTTGGCAGCGACGCGGTGACGGCCCCGCGCTGGAGCCTGTTGCAGCGCCTGCTGCGGCCGCGGGGCTGA
- a CDS encoding type II toxin-antitoxin system VapC family toxin, whose translation MTLYMLDTNIVSDLLRHPDGSAAKRIAEVGPDAICVSIITAAELRYGCARKGSAKLLAHVEAILESVQILALDVPADAEYGSIRAELEAAGKPIGPNDLLIAAHACAAGAILVTDNTGEFSRVRGLRVENWIR comes from the coding sequence TTGACCCTCTACATGCTCGACACCAATATCGTCTCCGATCTGCTGCGACATCCTGACGGCAGCGCGGCAAAGCGCATTGCCGAGGTCGGCCCGGATGCGATCTGCGTCAGCATCATCACAGCCGCAGAGCTGAGATATGGGTGCGCCAGGAAAGGGTCTGCGAAACTCCTGGCGCATGTCGAAGCGATACTGGAAAGCGTGCAGATTCTGGCGCTCGATGTGCCTGCTGACGCGGAATATGGCAGCATTCGTGCCGAGCTTGAGGCCGCTGGCAAGCCCATTGGTCCGAACGATCTGCTGATCGCAGCTCATGCCTGCGCCGCAGGCGCAATCCTCGTGACTGACAATACGGGCGAGTTTTCCCGCGTTCGCGGCCTGCGGGTTGAAAACTGGATCAGGTAG
- a CDS encoding TniQ family protein — MIFPAPHARETIASYGYRIARLSGLSSLAALVHLFDLDLRALLMGDRHSVENLARYTGCDPQALVRGALDASNPRRLQLGADPSNKVQCAPDRYRFCPACLGGLADGDLRSACLGRTDWLIDANHVCAEHGLRLMTVLPRKAARMQQDLSPLIPKLVAARAAPWQPGRPTTLERYITERLDGVHSRRWIDDVQLDVAIHTAEVFGAMAMRGPQGDWKGISADERREHGHLGAEVLIEGPAAIKDFLRTHIGHGRRGNDYHNAFGRAFNEFYFRKDQPAYRPICAVLAAYVGETFRFTGQEKVFGIRTRGVEPKTLRSLCNRHGIGLKITVQVLKAQYGLRVGIGASSEVDPDLIADLAPKLKDVLNAQDAARHLGVSVDVVRGLIGDGLLVPDYRFNDRMVGFSAATLESFLDDWCSAGKPPSGGQAIRTPIQTVARANRVRVSRLLIAARAVGGALYRDRRKRGLTGVTVSHSCMAALVERAKAHVDSCPSGHSDPSCLR; from the coding sequence ATGATCTTTCCCGCCCCGCATGCCCGCGAGACCATCGCCTCCTACGGATACCGCATTGCCCGGCTGTCAGGCCTGTCATCCCTGGCGGCATTGGTCCACCTCTTCGATCTGGACCTTCGAGCCCTGCTGATGGGCGACAGGCACAGCGTCGAGAACCTTGCCAGATATACGGGCTGTGATCCGCAGGCGCTTGTTCGTGGCGCCCTGGACGCCAGCAATCCGCGGCGTCTGCAACTCGGCGCCGATCCAAGCAACAAGGTTCAGTGCGCCCCGGATCGTTATCGGTTCTGCCCGGCCTGTCTGGGGGGATTGGCCGATGGCGATCTTCGATCTGCCTGCCTGGGCCGGACGGATTGGCTGATCGACGCGAACCATGTCTGTGCCGAGCACGGTCTCCGTCTCATGACGGTCCTGCCCCGCAAGGCGGCACGGATGCAGCAGGACCTGTCGCCTTTGATTCCAAAGCTGGTCGCAGCTCGGGCGGCGCCCTGGCAACCAGGTCGACCGACCACGCTGGAGCGCTATATCACTGAGAGGCTGGACGGTGTGCACTCCAGGCGCTGGATCGATGATGTGCAACTCGATGTCGCGATCCACACCGCCGAAGTCTTCGGGGCTATGGCCATGCGTGGCCCCCAAGGCGACTGGAAAGGCATATCTGCCGATGAGCGTCGCGAGCATGGGCATCTCGGGGCCGAGGTGCTGATCGAAGGACCGGCGGCGATCAAGGATTTCCTGCGCACGCATATCGGTCATGGCCGGCGGGGCAACGATTACCACAACGCCTTTGGCCGCGCGTTCAACGAATTCTATTTCCGAAAGGATCAACCCGCTTACAGGCCCATCTGTGCGGTGCTGGCAGCATATGTTGGGGAAACCTTCCGCTTCACAGGTCAGGAAAAGGTGTTCGGCATCCGCACACGCGGGGTCGAGCCCAAGACCCTGCGTTCGCTCTGCAACCGTCACGGAATCGGGCTGAAGATCACCGTGCAGGTGCTGAAGGCCCAATACGGCCTCAGGGTCGGGATCGGGGCCAGTTCCGAGGTTGATCCCGACCTGATTGCCGATCTCGCACCAAAGCTGAAGGACGTGCTCAACGCCCAGGATGCCGCGCGCCATCTTGGCGTCAGCGTGGATGTCGTGCGGGGGCTGATCGGCGACGGGCTGCTGGTCCCCGATTACCGCTTCAACGACAGGATGGTCGGGTTTTCGGCAGCGACGCTCGAATCCTTTCTCGATGACTGGTGCAGCGCAGGCAAGCCGCCATCAGGTGGACAGGCAATTCGCACCCCCATCCAGACCGTCGCTCGTGCGAACAGGGTCAGAGTTTCGCGGCTGCTGATCGCGGCTCGGGCCGTTGGGGGTGCGCTGTATCGTGACCGGCGGAAGCGGGGACTGACCGGGGTTACTGTCAGTCATTCTTGCATGGCGGCACTGGTTGAGCGGGCAAAAGCCCATGTGGATAGTTGCCCATCCGGCCACAGCGATCCATCCTGTCTGCGATGA
- a CDS encoding helix-turn-helix domain-containing protein: MSTFGEDLIQAMGEALAHAKGEGPAILHEPVDPREVRMRAKLTQAQMAPLMGMSLSGYRKWEQGQRRVSGPAATLLRVIEKEPGAVQRALAG; encoded by the coding sequence ATGAGCACGTTTGGCGAAGATCTAATCCAGGCCATGGGCGAGGCACTGGCCCATGCCAAGGGAGAAGGCCCCGCAATCCTGCACGAGCCGGTCGACCCGCGCGAGGTCAGGATGCGGGCGAAGCTGACACAGGCGCAAATGGCCCCATTGATGGGGATGAGCCTTTCGGGGTATCGAAAATGGGAACAAGGTCAGCGTCGCGTCTCTGGTCCTGCTGCCACGCTGCTGCGGGTGATCGAGAAAGAGCCCGGTGCGGTGCAGCGTGCCTTGGCGGGTTGA
- a CDS encoding antitoxin has protein sequence MPRPQPHSEPREAKLFRNNKSQAVRIPADFEMPGDRVNIYRDGNRLIIEPVRRKNLLEVLAGLDPLGPEDQFPDVDETLLPAREIDL, from the coding sequence ATGCCGCGACCGCAGCCACATTCAGAGCCTCGTGAAGCCAAGCTCTTCCGTAACAACAAGAGCCAGGCCGTCCGCATTCCCGCAGACTTCGAGATGCCGGGGGATCGGGTGAACATCTATCGTGATGGGAACCGACTTATCATCGAGCCGGTGCGCCGCAAGAACCTGCTTGAAGTGCTGGCCGGACTAGACCCGCTCGGACCAGAGGATCAGTTTCCTGACGTTGACGAGACGCTTCTCCCGGCCAGGGAAATCGACCTTTGA
- a CDS encoding HVO_A0114 family putative DNA-binding protein — protein sequence MSTLNIHLDTGANFRAGFTEAGELAVAAKVREAVPALYLRSYEDLHRVLTPSRLRVIMALAGQGVMSIDELARRVGRDAPAVHQDVITLADAGVIDHTEKGAEFPYRGIHLDFWVDLSDGNMQRHEQ from the coding sequence ATGAGCACTCTGAACATCCATCTGGACACGGGGGCCAATTTTCGCGCAGGCTTCACCGAAGCAGGCGAACTGGCCGTTGCAGCCAAGGTCCGCGAAGCGGTCCCCGCGCTGTATCTTCGCAGCTACGAGGATCTGCATCGGGTTCTCACACCTTCTCGTCTTAGGGTTATCATGGCGCTCGCCGGGCAAGGGGTCATGTCCATTGACGAGCTTGCGCGCCGGGTCGGGCGCGATGCGCCAGCCGTGCATCAGGACGTGATCACGCTCGCAGATGCGGGGGTTATCGACCATACTGAAAAAGGCGCCGAATTTCCCTATCGCGGCATCCACCTCGATTTCTGGGTGGATTTATCGGATGGGAACATGCAACGGCATGAGCAATAA
- a CDS encoding TOTE conflict system archaeo-eukaryotic primase domain-containing protein: MNAGSITAEISRVRDRLSRLEAERIALQGELEALERQLDAVEQTRTEQVTLEGAAVVNSSSSQEKIDLFRSLFAGRSDVFPLRWENRKTGRSGYSPACFNEWVRGVCGKPAVKCSDCPHQSFIPPDDAIIEKHLRGDGARNGDFVAGVYPLLPADTCWFLAADFDKASWAEDAIALLETCRAKGIPAALERSRSGNGGHIWIFFSEPIPARLARQLGSVLITETMERRPEIGFASYDRLFPNQDTKPLGGFGNLIALPLQSGARKAGNSVFVDSDMRPYGDQWAHLSSLPRMSLAAVTEHVEAAELSGRVLGVRMPVDDEQADEPWKMPPSRRSTRRRLGVALPQTIKVTIADQIYIDRSDLPTAMIAQLVRLAAFQNPEFYRAQAMRLPTFGKPRIVSCAELHPRHVALPRGCLDEVIGLLSDHGATADLDDLREDGTCLPETVRFRGELRQQQSRAFDALVKHDTGVLAATTAFGKTVVASALIAHRARNTLVLVHRRELLSQWVERLGSFLQIDPKQIGTIGAGKRKPTGVIDVALIQSLVRKGEVDDIVGKYGHLVVDECHHLSAASFELVARRSKARYVTGLSATVARKDGHHPIIFMQCGPVRHQVSAKLQAAESGIHHRARERHTRFRLPEALALAERPSIPAIYAALAEDEARNDLIFDDVLKSLEAKRSPIVLTERKDHLDYLQRRFARFAKNIVVLRGGMSAKDRKAAYSALNVADEDERLILATGRYIGEGFDDKRLDTLFLTMPIAWKGTLAQYVGRLHRQHGEKRDVLVVDYVDSAVPVLARMAAKRRKGYRALGYAME, encoded by the coding sequence ATGAATGCCGGCAGCATAACGGCGGAAATCTCGCGCGTTCGGGACCGATTGTCCCGCCTTGAGGCCGAGCGAATTGCGTTGCAGGGCGAGTTGGAAGCGCTCGAGCGGCAACTGGATGCTGTTGAGCAAACTCGGACGGAACAGGTGACGCTTGAGGGTGCCGCTGTGGTGAATAGCTCATCCTCGCAGGAGAAGATCGATCTGTTTCGGTCTCTTTTTGCGGGGCGCAGCGATGTATTCCCTTTACGATGGGAGAACAGAAAAACTGGTCGATCCGGCTACTCACCCGCCTGCTTCAATGAGTGGGTGAGAGGGGTATGCGGAAAGCCGGCGGTGAAATGCAGTGATTGCCCCCACCAGAGCTTCATCCCACCCGATGATGCGATCATCGAAAAACACCTGCGCGGCGATGGTGCCCGAAACGGAGATTTTGTCGCCGGTGTCTATCCGCTCCTGCCAGCGGATACATGCTGGTTCCTGGCGGCGGATTTTGACAAGGCATCATGGGCGGAAGATGCCATTGCGTTGCTCGAAACCTGCCGGGCAAAGGGAATCCCCGCAGCGTTGGAACGATCGAGGTCAGGGAATGGCGGTCATATCTGGATATTCTTCTCCGAACCGATACCTGCTCGTCTGGCACGTCAACTCGGATCGGTCCTGATCACCGAAACGATGGAAAGACGGCCGGAAATCGGCTTCGCATCCTATGATCGACTGTTTCCAAACCAGGATACCAAGCCACTTGGCGGCTTTGGCAACCTGATCGCGCTGCCGCTCCAGAGCGGGGCGCGCAAGGCGGGCAACAGCGTCTTTGTCGACTCAGACATGCGGCCATATGGGGATCAGTGGGCCCATTTGTCGTCCTTGCCGAGAATGTCCCTGGCGGCGGTGACCGAGCACGTCGAAGCGGCAGAGCTCTCCGGGCGGGTGCTGGGTGTGCGAATGCCGGTGGATGACGAGCAGGCGGACGAGCCTTGGAAGATGCCCCCGTCGCGCCGCAGCACGCGACGACGCCTCGGTGTGGCCCTTCCGCAGACCATCAAGGTGACGATCGCCGATCAGATCTATATCGACCGGTCGGATCTGCCGACCGCTATGATCGCTCAGTTGGTGCGATTGGCGGCGTTCCAGAACCCGGAATTCTATCGCGCACAAGCAATGCGGCTACCGACATTTGGTAAGCCGCGAATTGTATCCTGTGCCGAACTGCACCCCCGACACGTCGCCCTGCCGCGCGGCTGCCTCGATGAAGTGATCGGGCTCCTTTCCGATCACGGAGCGACAGCCGATCTGGACGATTTGCGCGAAGATGGAACTTGTTTGCCAGAGACGGTTCGCTTCCGTGGCGAACTTCGCCAGCAGCAATCGCGCGCGTTTGATGCATTGGTCAAGCACGATACAGGCGTGCTCGCCGCCACGACCGCATTCGGAAAGACCGTCGTGGCCTCGGCGCTGATCGCGCATCGCGCTCGCAATACATTGGTTCTGGTCCATCGCCGTGAACTCCTCAGCCAGTGGGTCGAGCGCCTTGGGTCCTTTCTACAGATCGACCCGAAGCAGATCGGCACCATCGGTGCCGGAAAGCGCAAACCTACCGGTGTGATCGACGTGGCGCTGATCCAGAGCCTGGTTCGCAAGGGTGAAGTTGACGATATCGTTGGCAAATATGGCCATCTTGTCGTCGATGAGTGCCATCACCTGTCCGCTGCAAGCTTCGAGCTTGTCGCCCGCAGATCGAAGGCGCGCTACGTCACCGGATTGTCGGCAACCGTCGCCCGAAAAGACGGGCATCACCCGATCATCTTCATGCAATGTGGTCCGGTGCGCCATCAGGTGAGTGCCAAATTACAGGCTGCCGAAAGCGGCATTCACCATCGGGCCCGTGAGCGTCATACAAGATTTCGATTGCCAGAGGCTCTCGCGTTGGCCGAGCGCCCGTCAATTCCCGCGATCTATGCCGCTTTGGCGGAAGACGAGGCCCGAAATGATCTGATCTTTGACGATGTGCTGAAATCGCTGGAGGCCAAGCGGTCGCCGATCGTACTGACCGAGCGGAAGGATCACCTCGATTACCTTCAGCGACGGTTCGCCCGGTTTGCCAAGAATATCGTTGTCCTTCGTGGCGGCATGTCCGCAAAGGACCGGAAGGCCGCGTATTCCGCGTTGAATGTTGCCGATGAGGACGAGCGTTTGATTCTCGCCACGGGGCGTTACATCGGCGAAGGTTTCGATGACAAGCGTCTTGATACCCTGTTTCTGACGATGCCAATCGCGTGGAAAGGTACGCTGGCGCAGTATGTCGGCAGGCTACATCGGCAGCACGGCGAGAAGAGAGATGTCCTGGTGGTCGACTATGTCGACAGCGCTGTCCCGGTTCTCGCGAGGATGGCCGCCAAGCGGCGAAAAGGCTACCGTGCGCTCGGATATGCCATGGAATAG
- a CDS encoding caspase family protein yields the protein MPSWCARSGFRPASILAAVLAALIAALLMAAQAAAAPKVALVIGNAAYAGVPALDNPANDAEDMTAALRDLGFQVILGVDSDQAQMRALVGQFGAAAQTAEVALFYYAGHAFQVADRNYLLPRDFRLDRLDQATERTVALDEVLGAMAKAPGVKIVLLDACGDNPLRLPGAGSGLARIGSPADFLIAYATQPGAVAFDGAGRNGTFTEALLSHIHTPAQDIGEMMIAVRKDVMARTGGQQIPWDASALTRRFRFADGPPTASPETLFYQVSVRAADPALLRLYLQRYPNGSHVGEVLALLAQDPGRAGQARRSMGPEAEGTAGEQLWDLARRSRLRPLLESYARSYPDGPHIGEARRMLAELSAQADPGPARRCELLATHPRDGTETTPGVSYELLAQNAVAAMRACDEASRLHPRQAKYVALLARATAAAGLRAEAVALYEAAAGRGDLRAMVSLALLKETGDGVAPDPAGALALYERAAAAGSADAAINLAVTLLDGGSAQDQQRGIALMQQASQAGSPIATFNLGVLAQEGRFGDPGDARTLFERAAREGEPRGHRAAAVLLDEGRGIPRDPSRAAVQLLLGVASDDGSLLRELAEQGGNWNPETLGALQRRLARAGLYQGPADGAPGPALSQALESWRNGGFTAAALSG from the coding sequence ATGCCGTCCTGGTGCGCGCGGTCGGGCTTTAGGCCCGCCTCCATCCTGGCGGCCGTTCTGGCGGCGCTGATCGCGGCGCTGCTCATGGCCGCGCAGGCCGCGGCGGCGCCCAAGGTGGCGCTGGTCATCGGCAATGCCGCCTATGCCGGCGTGCCGGCGCTGGACAACCCCGCCAACGATGCCGAGGACATGACCGCGGCGCTGCGCGACCTGGGCTTCCAGGTGATCCTGGGCGTGGACAGCGACCAGGCGCAGATGCGGGCGCTGGTCGGCCAGTTCGGCGCGGCGGCGCAGACCGCCGAGGTGGCGCTGTTCTATTACGCCGGCCATGCCTTTCAGGTCGCGGACCGGAACTATCTGCTGCCGCGGGATTTCCGGCTGGATCGGCTGGACCAGGCGACCGAGCGCACCGTGGCGCTGGACGAGGTGCTGGGGGCGATGGCCAAGGCGCCGGGGGTCAAGATCGTCCTGCTGGACGCCTGCGGCGACAATCCGCTGCGGCTTCCCGGCGCCGGCAGCGGCCTGGCCCGCATAGGCAGCCCCGCCGATTTCCTGATCGCCTATGCCACCCAGCCCGGCGCGGTGGCCTTTGACGGCGCCGGCCGCAACGGCACCTTCACCGAGGCGCTGCTGAGCCATATCCACACCCCCGCCCAGGACATCGGCGAGATGATGATCGCGGTGCGCAAGGACGTGATGGCGCGCACCGGCGGGCAGCAGATCCCCTGGGACGCCTCGGCGCTGACCCGGCGGTTCCGCTTTGCCGACGGCCCGCCCACCGCCTCGCCCGAGACGCTGTTCTACCAGGTCTCGGTCCGCGCCGCCGATCCGGCGCTGCTGCGGCTTTACCTGCAACGCTATCCCAACGGCAGCCATGTCGGCGAGGTGCTGGCGCTGCTGGCGCAGGATCCGGGCCGGGCGGGCCAGGCGCGGCGCAGCATGGGCCCCGAGGCCGAGGGCACGGCGGGCGAGCAGCTTTGGGATCTGGCGCGGCGCAGCCGGCTGAGGCCGCTGCTGGAAAGCTATGCCCGCAGCTATCCCGACGGGCCACATATCGGCGAGGCCCGGCGCATGCTGGCCGAACTCTCCGCCCAGGCCGATCCCGGCCCGGCCCGGCGCTGCGAATTGCTGGCGACCCATCCGCGCGACGGGACCGAGACCACGCCCGGCGTCTCCTACGAGCTGCTGGCGCAGAACGCCGTCGCGGCGATGCGGGCCTGCGACGAGGCCAGCCGCCTTCACCCCCGGCAGGCGAAATATGTCGCGCTGCTGGCGCGGGCGACGGCGGCCGCCGGCCTGCGCGCCGAGGCGGTGGCGCTTTACGAAGCCGCGGCCGGGCGCGGCGACCTGCGCGCCATGGTCAGCCTGGCGCTGCTGAAGGAAACCGGCGACGGCGTGGCCCCCGATCCGGCCGGCGCGCTGGCGCTTTACGAAAGGGCGGCCGCGGCCGGCAGCGCCGATGCGGCGATCAACCTGGCGGTGACGCTTCTGGACGGGGGAAGCGCCCAGGACCAGCAACGCGGCATCGCGCTGATGCAGCAGGCCTCGCAGGCCGGATCACCGATCGCCACCTTCAACCTGGGCGTGCTGGCGCAAGAGGGCCGCTTCGGCGATCCCGGCGACGCCCGGACGCTGTTCGAGCGCGCCGCACGCGAGGGCGAGCCGCGCGGCCACCGTGCCGCGGCCGTGCTGCTGGACGAGGGGCGCGGCATTCCCCGCGACCCCTCGCGCGCGGCGGTGCAACTGCTGCTGGGCGTCGCCTCGGACGATGGCAGCCTGCTGCGCGAGCTGGCCGAGCAGGGCGGGAACTGGAACCCAGAGACGCTGGGCGCGCTGCAGCGCCGCCTGGCGCGGGCCGGGCTCTACCAGGGTCCGGCGGATGGCGCGCCCGGCCCGGCCCTGAGCCAGGCGCTGGAATCGTGGCGCAACGGCGGCTTCACCGCCGCGGCGCTGTCGGGCTGA
- a CDS encoding ATP-binding protein: MTSEHHTPPDQVARIAVSLRKHFVAHPGYETVRLLFREIMDKRQAELDLGLSAEGRGIAVIGESGSGKTTAIQRILRRIDAADAESGEFRWISIRVPTPATQKDLARAILHALAFQIQSNTTASRMWELVNFHLHLRKCWLIHLDEGQELGGRGSEVEKAGVINALKSLMQIPDWPTNLVVSGTPELHDLLTQDPQLSRRFFITRFLPVTEFDACDDVAELVARYAGLADLPLAPDLADMEFVPRLLHAGREQFGIVVELIIGAITRALADGTPALGGKDFARFYAERTGEVAGRNPFLVPDFRSLNTGRSPMEPDPPTGPKGRSRKPRGRR; the protein is encoded by the coding sequence ATGACGAGTGAGCATCACACGCCACCCGATCAGGTCGCGCGGATCGCCGTTTCCCTACGCAAGCATTTCGTGGCCCATCCGGGCTACGAAACCGTGCGGCTGCTTTTCCGCGAGATTATGGACAAACGCCAGGCCGAGCTGGATCTTGGCCTGTCTGCCGAGGGACGCGGGATCGCGGTCATCGGGGAATCCGGCAGCGGCAAGACCACTGCCATCCAGCGGATCCTGCGCCGGATTGATGCTGCGGACGCCGAATCTGGCGAGTTCCGCTGGATCTCCATTCGGGTGCCGACGCCTGCCACCCAGAAAGACCTCGCACGCGCGATCCTGCATGCCCTGGCTTTCCAGATCCAGAGCAACACCACGGCGTCGCGCATGTGGGAACTGGTCAATTTTCACCTGCACCTGCGGAAATGCTGGCTGATCCACCTCGATGAAGGCCAGGAATTGGGTGGCCGAGGCTCGGAGGTCGAGAAGGCGGGCGTGATCAATGCCCTGAAGAGCCTCATGCAGATCCCGGACTGGCCGACCAACCTGGTCGTCAGCGGGACACCGGAACTGCATGATTTGCTGACCCAGGATCCACAACTGTCCCGCCGCTTCTTCATCACCCGCTTTCTTCCGGTGACCGAGTTCGATGCCTGCGACGATGTTGCAGAACTGGTCGCCCGCTACGCCGGGCTTGCGGATCTGCCGCTGGCGCCGGATCTGGCGGATATGGAGTTCGTGCCCCGGCTTCTCCATGCCGGGCGCGAACAGTTCGGCATCGTGGTCGAACTGATCATCGGCGCGATCACCCGCGCCCTGGCGGATGGAACGCCCGCATTGGGCGGGAAGGATTTCGCACGGTTTTATGCCGAGCGCACTGGGGAGGTCGCTGGTCGGAACCCGTTCCTGGTGCCGGATTTCCGGAGCCTGAACACAGGGCGATCACCGATGGAGCCCGATCCCCCGACGGGTCCCAAGGGGCGGTCGCGAAAACCAAGGGGGAGGCGGTAA
- a CDS encoding type II toxin-antitoxin system RelE/ParE family toxin, translating into MAETPIFTRQTEKLFNEDEKRELIEFLAENPMAGDEIPGTGGVRKLRFAASGRGKRGGARVIYYYLDETMPLYALLAYAKNARSDMTPDEKRTVAALATALKAAWKERK; encoded by the coding sequence GTGGCGGAAACCCCTATCTTCACCCGACAGACCGAAAAGCTGTTCAATGAAGACGAGAAGCGGGAACTGATCGAGTTTCTGGCCGAAAACCCCATGGCCGGTGATGAGATCCCTGGCACGGGTGGGGTGCGCAAGCTCCGGTTCGCGGCCTCAGGTCGAGGCAAACGGGGCGGTGCTCGGGTGATCTACTACTATCTGGATGAAACCATGCCGCTTTACGCGCTGCTGGCCTATGCCAAGAACGCGAGAAGCGACATGACCCCGGATGAAAAGCGCACGGTGGCCGCGCTGGCCACGGCGCTGAAGGCTGCATGGAAGGAAAGGAAATGA
- a CDS encoding Mu transposase C-terminal domain-containing protein produces MDRRAIFGIELERSISGRGVRVFGADFACDQLRDARKHSHQHKARLRFDPLDLGWIAVEVGGTWYPAHDLSGALSGVSFYQWSAFAKTVMDHNRERAGISAEIFHDGLRRLDLLSTEAANAAQLGRMTFTTEEIDRAEQTLGLGLHLLPTNSVGQAQTSSDWLQGGFEVGGSGADDADAPPAPEDPPADDTPPTRKGWRFEDDE; encoded by the coding sequence ATGGATCGCCGGGCGATCTTCGGCATTGAGCTGGAACGCAGCATTTCCGGTCGGGGTGTGCGGGTGTTCGGCGCGGATTTCGCCTGCGACCAGTTGCGCGATGCCCGCAAGCACAGCCATCAGCACAAGGCTCGGCTGCGGTTCGATCCATTGGACCTTGGCTGGATCGCGGTCGAGGTCGGCGGAACCTGGTATCCCGCCCATGACCTGTCCGGAGCGCTCTCGGGCGTCTCCTTCTACCAGTGGTCGGCGTTTGCCAAGACCGTCATGGATCACAACCGCGAACGCGCGGGAATCTCCGCCGAAATCTTCCATGACGGGCTGCGCCGGCTCGATCTGCTTTCGACCGAGGCGGCCAACGCGGCGCAGCTTGGGCGTATGACGTTCACCACCGAGGAGATCGACAGGGCGGAACAGACACTCGGTCTTGGCCTGCACCTGCTGCCCACAAACTCGGTCGGTCAGGCCCAGACCAGTTCGGATTGGCTGCAGGGCGGGTTCGAGGTCGGGGGCAGCGGGGCGGATGATGCCGATGCACCGCCCGCACCGGAGGACCCTCCTGCGGATGACACGCCGCCGACGCGCAAGGGCTGGAGGTTCGAAGATGACGAGTGA